A genomic segment from Flavobacterium sp. 9R encodes:
- a CDS encoding ribose-phosphate pyrophosphokinase, whose translation MSHLEPEAKIFACSQSVYLAEQIAKNYGIPLGKVTLAKYSDGEFQPSYEESIRGLRVFIVCSTFPTADNLMELLMMIDAAKRASARHITAVIPYFGWARQDRKDKPRVPIGAKLVANLLDAAGATRIMTMDLHADQIQGFFEKPVDHLFASTIFLPYVKSLGLENLTIASPDMGGSKRAYAYSKFLESDVVICYKQRKMANVIDTMELIGEVKGRNVILVDDMIDTGGTLAKAADLMIEKGALSVRAICTHAILSGEAYEKIENSKLSELIVSDSIPLRKESNKIKVLSCAPLFAEVMHMVHHNNSISGKFIM comes from the coding sequence ATGTCACACCTAGAACCTGAAGCTAAAATTTTTGCTTGTTCACAAAGTGTATATCTTGCAGAGCAAATTGCAAAAAATTACGGAATTCCTTTGGGAAAAGTTACCCTAGCTAAGTACAGCGACGGAGAATTTCAACCTTCTTACGAAGAGTCAATTAGAGGATTACGTGTATTTATTGTTTGTTCTACATTCCCAACGGCAGACAATTTGATGGAATTATTAATGATGATTGACGCAGCCAAAAGAGCTTCAGCAAGACACATTACAGCAGTAATTCCTTATTTTGGTTGGGCAAGACAAGACCGAAAAGACAAACCAAGAGTTCCAATTGGAGCCAAACTAGTAGCTAATTTATTAGATGCTGCAGGGGCAACCCGAATTATGACCATGGATTTGCACGCAGATCAAATTCAAGGTTTCTTTGAAAAACCAGTAGATCATTTATTCGCTTCTACAATCTTTTTACCTTATGTAAAAAGTCTAGGATTAGAAAACTTGACCATCGCTTCTCCAGATATGGGAGGTTCAAAAAGAGCTTATGCGTATTCTAAATTCCTAGAATCAGACGTTGTTATTTGTTACAAACAAAGAAAAATGGCTAACGTAATTGACACAATGGAATTGATTGGTGAAGTAAAAGGAAGAAATGTAATTCTAGTAGACGACATGATTGACACTGGAGGAACACTGGCAAAAGCAGCCGATTTGATGATCGAAAAAGGTGCTTTGAGCGTAAGAGCCATTTGTACTCATGCCATTTTATCAGGAGAGGCTTACGAAAAAATTGAGAATTCAAAATTAAGCGAGTTAATCGTTTCAGATTCTATTCCTTTAAGAAAAGAATCTAATAAAATAAAAGTGTTGAGTTGTGCACCACTTTTTGCAGAAGTAATGCACATGGTGCACCACAACAATTCCATTAGTGGGAAGTTTATAATGTAA
- a CDS encoding 50S ribosomal protein L25/general stress protein Ctc, translating to MKSITIKGSERESVGKVSTKALRNAGLVPCVLYGGNQAVHFSAEVIAFKNLVYTPNAHTVVIELGNGKSFNAVLQDIQVHPVSDKILHIDFFQIHEDKEITMEVPVKVIGNSKGVMAGGDLRMNNRKLKVKALPKNLPDFVEADITPLEMGNKLYVTKVPTPNFKIMHPDNTVICQVKISRAAMKAAQEAAKAAKAPAKGKKK from the coding sequence ATGAAATCGATTACAATTAAAGGATCAGAAAGAGAAAGCGTGGGCAAAGTGTCAACTAAAGCCTTACGTAATGCTGGATTGGTTCCTTGCGTATTATACGGAGGAAATCAAGCAGTGCATTTCTCAGCAGAAGTTATTGCATTCAAAAACTTGGTTTACACTCCAAACGCACACACAGTTGTGATTGAACTTGGAAATGGTAAATCTTTCAATGCTGTGTTACAAGACATTCAAGTACACCCAGTATCTGACAAAATTTTACACATTGACTTTTTCCAAATCCACGAGGATAAAGAAATTACAATGGAAGTACCTGTAAAAGTTATTGGTAACTCTAAAGGTGTTATGGCTGGTGGTGATTTACGTATGAACAACCGTAAATTAAAAGTAAAAGCATTACCAAAAAATCTTCCAGATTTTGTTGAAGCTGACATTACTCCACTTGAAATGGGTAACAAATTGTACGTTACTAAAGTACCTACACCAAACTTCAAAATCATGCACCCAGACAATACAGTAATTTGTCAAGTGAAGATCTCTCGTGCGGCTATGAAAGCAGCTCAAGAAGCAGCAAAAGCAGCAAAAGCTCCTGCAAAAGGAAAGAAAAAATAA
- a CDS encoding helix-turn-helix domain-containing protein, with protein sequence MERKVRYDAAFKLECVKLVLEKHYSCNYVSNQKGLNESNIRKWVRFYKQYGSIGLLPRKNQSYSVAFKLKVLKAINNNSLSLRAASVKFNIPDTSIIVKWKKDFTTFGLVGLQPKTRGRPTFMDTNKRKKRKSDKPLTREEELLLENEALRCENELLKKLQALIQAEEKARKRKP encoded by the coding sequence ATGGAAAGAAAAGTCAGATATGATGCTGCATTTAAACTTGAATGCGTAAAATTAGTATTAGAAAAACATTATTCGTGTAATTATGTTTCTAATCAAAAAGGTCTAAATGAGTCTAATATTCGTAAATGGGTTCGATTTTATAAGCAATATGGCAGTATTGGTTTACTGCCAAGAAAAAACCAAAGTTATTCGGTTGCTTTTAAATTGAAAGTATTAAAAGCAATTAATAACAACTCATTGTCTTTGAGAGCCGCCAGTGTTAAGTTTAATATACCTGACACTAGTATTATTGTTAAATGGAAGAAGGATTTCACTACTTTTGGCTTAGTAGGCTTACAACCAAAAACTAGAGGCAGACCAACATTTATGGACACCAATAAAAGAAAAAAGCGAAAATCAGACAAACCCTTAACTAGGGAAGAAGAACTTCTATTAGAGAATGAAGCATTGCGTTGTGAGAACGAATTGCTAAAAAAGTTGCAAGCCTTAATTCAAGCAGAAGAGAAAGCCAGAAAGCGCAAGCCATAA
- a CDS encoding reprolysin-like metallopeptidase, which translates to MKKKILFLVLFCVSTLVQAQDKVFWKRVSTAAISSRTLATDQRSNEGLYELNVENLKATLAITKGKKEEVAKEIISFPNADGTMERFLIWETSNFDPILQAKFPTVQSFSGKGITDPNATIYFSTSEKGIQTMVLRSNGQPAEFMEPIKGETQKYVLYRSDKKAKGELPLNCTTDEKEIASNLSEKAFNTKSSDRVFRTMRLALSCTGEYTAYHGKSVQGALAAMNATMTRVNGVFNRDLALKLIIIADYDKVIFTDAATDPYTAVTGGKAPTAWNQELQTTLTNTIGEGSYDIGHLFGASGGGGNAGCIGCVCDTGKGSAYTSPSNDKPEGDTFDIDFVAHEFGHQLGATHTFSHEIEDTGTNVEPGSGSTIMGYAGITDYDVQSNSDDYFAYASIAQIQQNLAPKECPVPTAITNAVFGVNAGSDYTIPKSTPFVLKGTTSGTVNGSFTYVWEQNDSAVTTAGANSIAIPDKADGPLFRSFPPTASLTRYFPAYNNVLINRFNSTWESLSSIARTMTFVFTARDNAALGSGQTASDEMLVTVSGTAGPFEVTSQASTDLSWTQGATQTVTWNVNDTNILSGAANVNIKLSTDGGLTFPITLVSNTPNDGSQSIVVPNVTALKCRILVEPTNSIFYSMNPTPFAIGYTTVSACNTYTFTTPITIPDGVSSYTTRQIVVPADLGSIINVDVEVALSHTYMSDVELEIVSPQNTTVRLLQRVCGSSTIPLTLKIDDSGNVVDCANSAFQIITPTDLLSGFNSQEPAGTWTLRVRDAYVNDSGTISSASVTICTQKATLGTEQLGIADFKLFPNPSDGNFKIEFSSVTSSPVVVSVVDVLGRKVFQKQYENASNFSETLDLKKIMAGVYVVTVEDGDRKEVKKIVVQ; encoded by the coding sequence ATGAAAAAAAAGATACTTTTTTTGGTTTTATTTTGTGTTTCAACTCTTGTTCAAGCTCAAGATAAAGTTTTTTGGAAACGTGTTTCGACGGCTGCAATTTCTAGTAGAACATTAGCCACAGATCAAAGATCCAATGAAGGGTTGTATGAATTGAATGTTGAAAATTTGAAGGCAACTTTGGCAATAACCAAAGGAAAAAAAGAAGAAGTAGCTAAAGAAATAATTAGTTTTCCTAATGCTGATGGTACAATGGAACGTTTTTTAATTTGGGAAACTTCCAATTTTGATCCTATTTTGCAAGCTAAATTCCCAACGGTTCAATCGTTTAGCGGAAAAGGAATTACAGACCCTAATGCCACAATTTATTTCAGTACTTCAGAAAAAGGGATACAAACTATGGTTTTGCGAAGCAATGGCCAACCAGCTGAGTTTATGGAACCGATAAAAGGGGAGACTCAAAAATATGTTTTGTACCGATCGGATAAAAAAGCCAAAGGAGAATTGCCTTTGAATTGTACCACTGATGAAAAAGAAATAGCATCTAATTTATCTGAAAAAGCGTTTAATACAAAATCTAGTGATCGTGTTTTTCGTACGATGCGTTTGGCCTTGTCTTGTACTGGTGAGTATACTGCTTATCACGGAAAAAGTGTCCAAGGTGCTTTGGCGGCTATGAATGCTACAATGACTAGAGTCAATGGGGTTTTTAATAGGGATTTGGCTTTAAAATTGATTATTATCGCTGATTACGACAAAGTTATTTTTACTGATGCTGCCACAGATCCTTATACAGCGGTAACTGGAGGTAAAGCGCCTACTGCTTGGAATCAAGAACTTCAAACTACTTTGACGAATACTATTGGTGAAGGAAGTTATGATATAGGTCATTTGTTTGGCGCTTCTGGAGGAGGAGGAAATGCTGGTTGTATAGGTTGTGTGTGTGATACAGGTAAAGGAAGTGCTTATACTTCTCCATCGAATGATAAACCCGAGGGAGATACTTTTGATATTGATTTTGTTGCACATGAGTTTGGGCATCAATTGGGGGCTACCCACACTTTTTCGCATGAAATTGAAGATACGGGAACTAATGTTGAACCTGGAAGTGGTTCAACCATTATGGGGTATGCAGGTATTACAGATTATGATGTTCAATCCAATTCGGATGATTATTTTGCTTATGCTAGTATTGCTCAAATTCAACAAAATTTAGCTCCGAAAGAATGTCCAGTTCCAACAGCTATAACCAATGCTGTATTTGGCGTAAATGCGGGATCAGATTATACCATTCCTAAAAGTACTCCATTTGTATTGAAAGGAACTACAAGTGGAACTGTCAACGGTTCTTTTACCTATGTTTGGGAACAAAATGATTCAGCAGTCACAACAGCTGGGGCGAATAGTATAGCTATTCCAGATAAGGCTGATGGTCCATTATTTCGTTCTTTTCCTCCAACAGCCTCGTTGACTCGTTATTTTCCAGCTTATAATAACGTTTTGATTAATAGATTCAATAGTACATGGGAATCCTTAAGCAGTATTGCAAGAACAATGACATTTGTCTTTACTGCTAGAGATAATGCTGCTTTAGGTTCGGGTCAAACAGCTTCTGATGAGATGTTGGTAACTGTGAGTGGTACTGCAGGCCCCTTTGAAGTAACTTCTCAAGCGAGTACCGACTTAAGTTGGACTCAAGGGGCTACGCAAACCGTTACTTGGAATGTAAATGATACTAATATATTATCTGGTGCAGCCAATGTGAACATTAAATTGTCTACTGATGGAGGTCTTACGTTTCCAATTACCTTGGTTAGTAACACGCCAAACGATGGTTCGCAATCAATTGTAGTGCCTAATGTAACTGCTTTGAAATGTAGGATTTTGGTAGAGCCTACCAATTCTATTTTTTATTCAATGAATCCTACTCCATTTGCTATTGGATATACTACTGTTTCTGCTTGTAATACCTATACTTTTACAACTCCAATTACTATTCCTGATGGGGTAAGTAGTTATACGACAAGACAAATTGTAGTTCCTGCAGATTTGGGTAGTATCATTAATGTTGATGTTGAGGTTGCATTGTCTCACACTTATATGTCTGATGTAGAATTGGAAATTGTAAGTCCACAGAATACGACGGTGCGATTGCTGCAAAGGGTTTGCGGTAGTTCAACAATTCCACTTACTTTAAAAATTGATGACAGTGGAAATGTTGTGGATTGTGCCAATAGTGCTTTCCAAATCATCACACCAACTGATTTATTGAGTGGTTTTAACTCCCAAGAGCCAGCTGGGACATGGACTTTACGAGTTAGAGATGCTTATGTCAATGATAGTGGAACAATTAGTTCGGCTTCAGTGACGATTTGTACTCAAAAAGCAACTTTGGGAACAGAGCAATTGGGTATTGCCGATTTTAAATTATTCCCTAATCCTTCGGATGGTAATTTTAAAATTGAATTTTCTAGTGTGACTAGTTCGCCAGTTGTGGTTTCGGTAGTGGATGTGTTAGGGCGAAAAGTATTCCAAAAACAATACGAAAACGCGTCTAATTTTAGTGAAACTTTAGATTTGAAAAAGATAATGGCAGGAGTTTATGTAGTCACTGTTGAAGATGGTGACAGAAAAGAAGTGAAAAAAATAGTTGTTCAATAA
- a CDS encoding cupin-like domain-containing protein, with protein sequence MKLNLTEIERVETISKEDFYKHYIKKQKPLVIQKLTKDWPAYEKWNLNYIKTIAGDKIVPLYDDRPVSHKDGFNAAHATMKMADYIDLLQSKPTNYRIFLYDLMKEVPVLQNDFKWPKIGLRLVKQLPMLFFGGENSKVFMHYDIDYSNILHFHFHGKKQCMLFAPDQTPFLYKVPHALIAREDIDFDNPDFEKFPALKKAQGLITTLNHGEMLYMPEGYWHYMKYLTPGFSMSLRAFPRRLNNLSKAVYNVFFMRYFDSIMRKVKGQAWIDYKNEKAIKDTEKI encoded by the coding sequence ATGAAACTGAATCTTACTGAAATTGAACGTGTTGAAACTATTTCAAAAGAGGATTTTTATAAGCACTACATTAAAAAACAAAAACCCTTAGTAATCCAAAAATTGACCAAAGACTGGCCCGCTTACGAAAAGTGGAACCTCAATTACATCAAAACTATTGCTGGCGACAAAATTGTTCCATTGTATGATGATCGTCCAGTTTCTCATAAGGATGGCTTCAACGCAGCGCACGCCACTATGAAAATGGCCGACTACATCGACCTTTTACAATCAAAACCCACAAATTATCGCATTTTTCTATACGACTTAATGAAAGAAGTCCCTGTGCTTCAAAATGACTTTAAATGGCCTAAAATAGGGCTACGTTTAGTAAAACAATTGCCCATGTTGTTTTTTGGAGGAGAAAATTCTAAGGTGTTTATGCATTACGATATTGATTATTCCAATATTTTACATTTTCATTTTCATGGAAAAAAACAATGCATGCTTTTTGCTCCAGACCAAACTCCCTTTCTATACAAAGTCCCTCATGCACTTATAGCTAGAGAAGACATCGATTTTGACAATCCTGATTTTGAAAAATTTCCAGCTTTAAAAAAGGCACAAGGACTAATTACAACCCTGAATCATGGTGAAATGCTTTATATGCCTGAAGGCTATTGGCACTATATGAAATACTTGACTCCTGGATTTTCAATGAGTTTAAGAGCCTTTCCTAGAAGACTTAACAATCTATCAAAAGCAGTTTATAATGTTTTCTTTATGCGCTATTTTGATAGCATTATGAGAAAAGTCAAAGGACAGGCATGGATTGATTACAAAAACGAAAAAGCCATAAAAGACACCGAAAAAATTTAA
- the bioB gene encoding biotin synthase BioB, producing MSSTKHNWTREEIIAIYNKPLMDLLYEAASIHRTNHDPNVVQVSTLLSIKTGGCPEDCGYCPQAARYHTEIEGNDLMSVSQVKAQALRAKSGGSSRVCMGAAWRNVKDGPEFDQVLEMVRTINKLDMEVCCTLGMLTENQAKRLAEAGLYAYNHNLDTSEEYYKEVISTRGFEDRLQTIENVRKTNVTVCSGGIIGMGESIEDRAGMLVSLSTLNPQPESVPINALVAVEGTPMEEEKPVEIWEMIRMVATTRIVMPETQVRLSAGRMNMSREGQALCFFAGANSIFAGDKLLTTPNPDVNEDMKMFEMLGLQPQKPFIKIMQPETVEAEDSQYNALGEKPKWSRPGHTIERNVEASSKNK from the coding sequence ATGAGCAGTACAAAACACAATTGGACCAGAGAAGAAATCATTGCGATATATAATAAACCATTAATGGATTTGCTTTATGAAGCAGCATCTATTCACAGAACAAACCATGACCCGAATGTCGTACAAGTTTCTACTTTGCTATCTATAAAAACTGGAGGATGTCCTGAGGATTGCGGATACTGTCCACAAGCAGCAAGATACCATACAGAAATTGAAGGAAATGATTTGATGTCTGTAAGCCAAGTAAAAGCACAAGCTTTAAGAGCAAAATCTGGAGGATCTTCAAGAGTTTGTATGGGAGCCGCTTGGCGAAATGTAAAAGACGGTCCTGAATTTGATCAAGTACTAGAAATGGTTCGTACCATCAACAAACTGGATATGGAAGTATGCTGTACTTTGGGTATGCTTACAGAAAATCAAGCCAAAAGATTAGCCGAAGCTGGTTTGTATGCTTACAACCATAATTTAGACACTTCTGAAGAATACTATAAAGAAGTTATCTCTACACGTGGTTTTGAAGATCGTTTACAAACTATAGAAAATGTTCGAAAAACAAATGTTACCGTTTGTAGTGGAGGAATTATTGGAATGGGAGAAAGTATCGAAGATCGTGCAGGAATGTTGGTATCACTTTCTACTTTAAATCCACAACCAGAATCTGTGCCAATCAATGCTTTAGTTGCCGTTGAAGGAACTCCAATGGAGGAAGAGAAACCGGTTGAAATTTGGGAAATGATTCGAATGGTTGCCACAACAAGAATCGTAATGCCAGAAACCCAAGTTCGTTTATCTGCTGGAAGAATGAATATGAGTAGAGAAGGACAAGCTTTGTGCTTCTTTGCTGGAGCAAACTCTATTTTTGCTGGAGATAAATTGCTAACTACACCAAATCCCGATGTGAACGAAGACATGAAAATGTTTGAAATGTTAGGATTGCAACCGCAAAAACCATTTATAAAAATCATGCAACCTGAAACGGTAGAAGCAGAAGACTCTCAGTATAATGCACTTGGAGAAAAACCAAAATGGTCTAGACCAGGTCATACTATCGAAAGAAATGTAGAAGCTAGTAGTAAGAATAAGTAG
- a CDS encoding CvpA family protein: MTFFDLLIGGLLAYALFKGIQNGLFAELASLVSLLIGIYVAVKFSALMASIISSIVKWNPYTIQIVAFILTFIVVVVGIYMLSKFFTGLADFAYLGWINKVGGGVFRVLKFVLIISVFLTIFEKINYHNFLAKKETLDKSLFFNPIQKTSAFIFPSLEKLYDKAKK, from the coding sequence ATGACTTTTTTTGATCTTTTAATCGGTGGTTTATTGGCGTATGCCTTGTTCAAAGGCATTCAAAACGGACTTTTTGCCGAATTGGCTTCTTTAGTTTCTTTGTTAATTGGAATTTACGTAGCGGTAAAATTCTCAGCACTTATGGCATCCATAATCTCAAGTATTGTAAAATGGAATCCGTATACAATACAAATAGTGGCTTTTATACTCACCTTCATTGTGGTGGTCGTGGGTATCTATATGCTTAGTAAATTTTTTACAGGTCTAGCCGATTTTGCTTATCTAGGTTGGATCAATAAAGTAGGTGGTGGCGTATTTCGAGTGTTGAAATTTGTACTAATTATCAGTGTATTTTTGACCATTTTCGAAAAAATCAATTACCATAATTTCTTAGCTAAAAAAGAGACCTTGGATAAATCACTATTTTTTAATCCGATACAAAAAACTTCTGCTTTTATTTTTCCTTCACTAGAAAAGCTATACGATAAAGCTAAAAAATAA
- a CDS encoding bifunctional riboflavin kinase/FAD synthetase, with protein sequence MKIFHSINEFVATKKTILTLGTFDGVHFGHKTILKKVTQGTMNGNYESVVLTFFPHPRMVLQEKSGIKLLNTIAEKIELLEHLGIENLIIHPFDTTFSQLTAEEFVRDFLVNRFNIQKIIIGYDHRFGRNRTADINDLITYGKTYNFEVEQITAQEINAISVSSTKIRTAILEGEIELANAYLEYPYPISGQVIQGKQLGRTLGFPTANIAIAEDFKLIPKNGVYVVSSFINEELVYGMMNIGTNPTVGGEKQSIEVHFLDFNKDLYNQSVKISILHRLRSEQKFQNIDFLKAQLALDENTTREYIATHQTINKS encoded by the coding sequence TTGAAGATTTTTCACTCCATAAACGAATTTGTTGCTACCAAAAAAACGATTCTAACTTTAGGCACTTTTGACGGCGTTCATTTTGGGCACAAAACCATTTTGAAAAAAGTAACACAAGGTACGATGAATGGAAACTACGAAAGTGTAGTACTTACTTTTTTTCCACATCCAAGAATGGTACTCCAAGAAAAATCGGGTATAAAATTGTTAAACACTATTGCTGAAAAAATAGAATTATTGGAGCACTTAGGTATCGAAAATTTGATCATTCATCCTTTTGACACAACCTTTTCACAATTAACTGCCGAGGAATTTGTTAGAGATTTTTTAGTCAATCGTTTCAATATTCAAAAAATCATTATTGGATATGACCATCGTTTTGGCAGAAATAGAACCGCCGATATTAATGACTTGATTACCTATGGTAAAACGTATAACTTCGAAGTTGAACAAATCACAGCTCAAGAAATCAATGCAATTTCTGTTAGTTCAACCAAGATAAGAACTGCCATCTTAGAAGGTGAAATAGAGTTAGCCAACGCCTATTTAGAATATCCTTATCCTATTTCAGGTCAGGTTATTCAAGGAAAACAGCTAGGTAGAACCCTTGGCTTCCCTACAGCAAATATTGCCATAGCAGAAGATTTTAAATTAATTCCAAAAAACGGAGTATACGTTGTAAGCAGTTTCATAAACGAAGAACTGGTTTATGGAATGATGAACATTGGAACCAATCCGACAGTAGGAGGCGAAAAACAAAGCATAGAAGTTCATTTCTTAGATTTCAACAAAGATTTATACAATCAATCCGTTAAAATTTCCATTTTGCATCGTTTGCGTTCTGAACAGAAATTTCAAAACATTGATTTTCTAAAAGCGCAATTAGCACTTGATGAAAACACAACAAGAGAATACATCGCTACCCATCAGACGATTAACAAAAGTTAA
- a CDS encoding tetratricopeptide repeat protein, with protein MKNIVYLLLFITSVLTAQNGFESGNALYKKGQYEQAIQAYESVVQTDKKESADLYFNLGNCYYKLNQVAPAIYNYEKALVLKPNDTEILNNLKFAQKKTIDEIKVVPKVGFEKLVHDFTAFFHYDTWGWIAIGFAVVVLLLFLGYYFTQTSLAKRVFFFGMFFGLLLVLISVFAGYFEQSHFKNDRPAILFAAMTEVKSEPQNSSPAVIMLHEGAKVYVLENLEQWRKVQLTDGTEGWLNASAIKEVK; from the coding sequence ATGAAAAATATAGTTTATTTATTATTGTTTATAACCAGTGTTTTAACTGCTCAAAATGGTTTTGAATCAGGGAATGCATTGTACAAAAAAGGGCAGTATGAACAAGCCATTCAGGCCTATGAATCGGTGGTGCAAACGGATAAAAAAGAATCGGCTGATTTGTATTTCAATTTGGGTAATTGTTATTACAAGCTCAATCAGGTAGCGCCAGCGATTTATAATTATGAAAAAGCTTTGGTCTTAAAACCTAATGATACAGAAATTCTAAACAATTTGAAATTTGCCCAAAAGAAAACCATTGATGAGATTAAAGTGGTTCCCAAAGTAGGTTTTGAGAAACTAGTACACGATTTTACCGCTTTCTTTCATTATGATACTTGGGGATGGATTGCGATTGGTTTTGCTGTGGTAGTGCTATTACTTTTTTTAGGGTATTACTTTACTCAAACTTCTTTAGCGAAACGAGTTTTTTTCTTTGGGATGTTTTTTGGATTGCTACTCGTTTTGATAAGCGTTTTTGCGGGTTATTTTGAACAAAGTCATTTTAAAAATGATCGACCAGCCATTCTTTTTGCTGCTATGACGGAAGTCAAAAGCGAGCCGCAGAACTCCAGCCCAGCTGTTATAATGCTTCACGAAGGCGCCAAAGTCTATGTGTTGGAAAATTTAGAGCAATGGAGAAAAGTGCAACTTACCGATGGGACTGAGGGGTGGCTCAATGCTAGTGCGATAAAAGAAGTAAAGTAA
- the pth gene encoding aminoacyl-tRNA hydrolase, whose translation MSKKFLIVGLGNIGAEYVNTRHNIGFKVLDFLAKKESLDFQTVKLGALAEYKFKGRTFLLLKPNTYMNLSGKAVKYWMDQVNIPLENILVITDDLNLSFGTIRIKGKGSDGGHNGLKNINLVLNTQNYTRFRFGISDQFKKGQQVDYVLGEWDEQEKAALPERLEISTEIIKSFGTAGLNNTMNSFNGK comes from the coding sequence GTGAGTAAAAAGTTTTTAATAGTAGGATTAGGCAACATTGGCGCCGAATATGTCAATACCCGTCACAACATCGGTTTCAAAGTACTCGACTTTTTGGCTAAAAAAGAAAGTCTAGATTTTCAAACCGTAAAACTTGGGGCTTTGGCAGAATACAAGTTCAAAGGGCGAACTTTCTTGCTTTTGAAACCCAATACCTATATGAATTTGAGTGGCAAAGCCGTAAAATACTGGATGGACCAAGTAAACATTCCACTAGAAAACATTTTGGTAATTACGGACGACCTTAATCTTTCCTTTGGAACTATTCGTATCAAAGGCAAAGGAAGCGATGGCGGCCACAACGGATTAAAAAACATCAACCTTGTTCTAAATACCCAAAATTATACGCGTTTCCGTTTTGGCATAAGCGACCAATTCAAAAAAGGCCAACAAGTAGATTATGTTTTGGGCGAATGGGACGAACAAGAAAAAGCAGCGCTTCCTGAACGATTAGAAATAAGCACCGAAATTATCAAATCGTTTGGCACCGCTGGACTTAACAATACGATGAATAGCTTCAATGGAAAATAA